The proteins below are encoded in one region of Bremerella sp. P1:
- the rpsG gene encoding 30S ribosomal protein S7: MGKITASRETLKPDPRYKSILASKFINCLMLDGKKTTAQEVFYGAMDELKKRVPGEEPIDVFTQAVENVKPHIEVRSKRVGGAAYQVPMQVNRTRQQSLAIRWLLSAVREKKGRPAHLKLADELFAAYNREGSAYTKRENVHRMADANKAFAHFAW; the protein is encoded by the coding sequence ATGGGTAAGATTACCGCCAGCCGAGAAACGTTGAAGCCAGATCCACGTTACAAGTCGATCTTGGCCAGCAAGTTCATCAATTGCCTGATGTTGGATGGCAAGAAGACGACCGCTCAGGAAGTTTTCTACGGTGCCATGGATGAACTCAAGAAGCGTGTTCCAGGCGAAGAACCGATTGACGTCTTCACCCAGGCTGTCGAGAACGTCAAGCCGCACATCGAAGTTCGCTCGAAGCGAGTCGGTGGTGCCGCTTACCAGGTTCCAATGCAGGTTAACCGCACTCGTCAGCAATCGCTGGCTATTCGTTGGCTGTTGTCCGCGGTTCGCGAAAAGAAGGGTCGTCCGGCCCACTTGAAGCTGGCTGACGAGCTGTTCGCTGCGTACAACCGCGAAGGTTCCGCCTACACGAAACGTGAAAACGTTCACCGTATGGCTGACGCGAATAAGGCATTCGCTCACTTCGCCTGGTAA
- the rpoB gene encoding DNA-directed RNA polymerase subunit beta, whose protein sequence is MATSSQRRLEPTEVRRFGSQSIYMAPPDLTKIQTLSYQNFLQADVEAEERDQELGIESVLREIFPIQSYDGQNQLDYVRYELGKPRYTPEECKQLRLTYGRPFRIWLRLNKEEPIEEEVYLGDLPVMLGGGEFIINGAERVVVSQLHRSPGVDFVLEQDTTSDKKLPSCRVIPERGSWIEVNVSKKDSLTVRIDQSGKFAATTLLRAMSPEFSSDADVIRAFYESSVEAVKDGRSVSKIENKIAVDDIIYPSGNDRAGEIILEAGQKISRNIAELICSSGIDKVEVMEPPKTQLIFNALGEDNTSSHEEALLRIYQRLRPGNPPQLEKAKTLFAEKFYDENRYRLGRVGRFRMNRKLGLDIDEGQQTLRPEDLIAAIRYILNLSSGDKRARIDDIDHLGNRRLRTIDELACDEMRKGFLKLRRTVQERMSLKDAEDMTPRNLVNPKSISAAIEYFFGRGELSQVVDQTNPLSMLTHERRLSALGPGGLNRKRAGFEVRDVHISHYGRICPIETPEGTNIGLISSLALYSSVDEYGFLITPYRKITNGKIAKGFVWLRADEESDALVAPADTPTDDDDNLLGDLIIARYRSDFEMVAPTEVDYIDVAPCQMVGVSAALIPFLEHDDANRALMGSNMQRQAVPLLIAEPPIVGTGVERDVAMNSSMIIRAKYDGVVTYVDALKVVVERSGAAEHAEDVYELRKFVGLNERTCLNQHPVVKMGQKITAGDVLADGAATHGGQLALGRNVLVGFMSFDGYNYEDAIIISEELVKQDVYTSIHIEEFDVEIRETKLGREDFTRDIPNVSEKMLRNLDESGIVQVGTYVKPGDILVGKVSPKSKTELTPEEKLLHAIFGRAGEDVKNDSLEVPSGIEGIVVQAEKFARRMSLSDDERKAFEKTLKDAETEGNSAISELFAEFVGEIEKILGKTVTDEDGTPLTRDQDAKYIAEQAQQFRLYKILENLKSDDRISQIRQLYAAKWPAIELAIDQRDRKLNSMKRGDELRSGVLQMVKVYIATKRVISVGDKMAGRHGNKGVIAKILPVEDMPFLPDGTPIQIMLNPLGVPSRMNVGQILETHLGWAGAKLGFQAITPVFDGASEEIINDCLEEAGLPRHGKARLHDGRTGEALNQETTVGYIYMLKLHHLVDDKVHARSTGPYSLITQQPLGGKARFGGQRFGEMEVWALEAYGAAYILQELLTVKSDDVEGRTKIYESMVKGENTLEAGTPASFDVLTNEIRGLGLNMQLEKRRL, encoded by the coding sequence ATGGCTACCTCGTCGCAACGACGGCTGGAACCTACTGAAGTTCGTCGGTTTGGAAGTCAATCGATTTACATGGCTCCCCCGGATCTGACGAAGATTCAGACCCTGAGCTATCAAAACTTTCTGCAGGCGGATGTCGAAGCAGAAGAGCGAGATCAAGAGTTGGGCATCGAAAGTGTCCTGCGCGAGATCTTTCCGATCCAAAGCTACGACGGACAGAATCAGCTCGATTACGTCCGTTACGAATTGGGCAAGCCGCGCTACACGCCAGAGGAATGTAAGCAGCTGCGGTTGACCTATGGTCGCCCCTTCCGAATCTGGCTTCGCTTGAACAAAGAGGAGCCAATCGAGGAAGAAGTGTACCTGGGCGATCTGCCCGTCATGCTGGGTGGTGGTGAGTTCATCATCAACGGTGCCGAACGCGTCGTGGTGAGCCAGCTGCACCGCAGCCCTGGTGTCGACTTCGTGTTGGAGCAAGATACGACCTCCGACAAGAAGCTCCCTAGCTGCCGCGTGATTCCGGAGCGTGGAAGCTGGATCGAAGTCAACGTCTCGAAGAAGGACTCGCTGACGGTCCGCATCGACCAGAGCGGTAAGTTCGCGGCTACCACGCTGCTGCGTGCGATGTCGCCTGAATTCAGCAGCGACGCCGATGTAATCCGCGCGTTCTACGAATCGAGCGTCGAAGCCGTCAAAGATGGCCGTAGCGTCTCGAAGATCGAAAACAAGATTGCCGTCGACGATATCATCTATCCCAGCGGAAACGACCGGGCTGGTGAAATCATCCTCGAAGCAGGTCAGAAGATCAGCCGCAACATCGCTGAATTGATCTGCTCGTCCGGCATCGACAAGGTCGAGGTGATGGAACCTCCCAAGACGCAGTTGATTTTCAACGCGTTGGGCGAGGACAACACCTCGAGTCATGAAGAAGCCTTGTTGCGTATCTACCAGCGACTGCGTCCTGGTAACCCGCCACAATTGGAAAAGGCCAAGACCCTTTTCGCCGAAAAGTTCTACGACGAAAACCGCTATCGCCTTGGTCGCGTTGGTCGTTTCCGTATGAACCGAAAGCTTGGTCTCGATATCGACGAAGGTCAACAAACCCTTCGCCCCGAAGACTTGATCGCAGCAATTCGCTACATCCTGAATCTTTCGTCCGGCGATAAGCGGGCCCGCATCGACGATATCGACCACCTCGGTAACCGTCGTCTGCGTACCATCGATGAGCTGGCTTGCGACGAAATGCGAAAGGGCTTCCTCAAGCTGCGTCGTACGGTTCAAGAACGCATGAGCCTGAAGGACGCGGAAGACATGACTCCGCGGAACCTGGTCAATCCAAAGAGCATTTCGGCTGCCATCGAATACTTCTTTGGTCGTGGCGAATTGTCGCAAGTGGTCGACCAGACCAACCCGCTCTCGATGCTCACGCACGAACGTCGCCTGTCGGCCCTCGGCCCAGGCGGTTTGAACCGAAAGCGTGCCGGTTTCGAAGTTCGCGACGTTCACATCTCTCACTATGGTCGTATCTGCCCGATTGAAACGCCGGAAGGTACGAACATCGGTCTGATCTCCAGCCTGGCTCTTTATTCGTCAGTGGACGAGTACGGCTTTTTGATCACGCCGTACCGTAAGATCACCAACGGTAAGATCGCCAAGGGTTTTGTCTGGCTACGTGCCGACGAAGAGTCGGACGCCCTGGTGGCTCCGGCCGATACGCCGACCGACGATGACGATAACCTGCTGGGTGATTTGATCATCGCCCGTTACCGCAGCGACTTCGAAATGGTCGCCCCGACCGAAGTGGACTACATCGACGTGGCTCCTTGCCAGATGGTCGGCGTCTCCGCGGCATTGATTCCGTTCCTCGAGCATGACGATGCTAACCGTGCTTTGATGGGATCTAACATGCAGCGGCAAGCTGTGCCACTGTTGATCGCCGAACCGCCGATCGTCGGCACCGGTGTCGAACGCGACGTGGCTATGAACTCCAGCATGATCATCCGCGCCAAGTACGATGGTGTGGTGACCTACGTCGACGCCCTGAAGGTGGTTGTCGAGCGTAGTGGCGCTGCCGAGCATGCCGAAGACGTTTACGAGTTGCGTAAGTTCGTTGGTCTCAACGAGCGTACCTGCTTGAATCAACATCCTGTCGTGAAGATGGGACAGAAGATTACCGCTGGTGACGTGCTGGCCGATGGTGCCGCGACCCACGGTGGTCAGCTGGCCCTGGGCCGTAACGTGCTGGTCGGCTTCATGTCGTTCGACGGTTACAACTACGAAGACGCGATCATCATCAGCGAAGAGCTGGTGAAGCAAGACGTTTACACTTCGATTCATATTGAAGAGTTCGACGTCGAAATTCGCGAAACAAAGTTGGGTCGCGAAGACTTCACGCGAGACATTCCGAATGTCTCCGAGAAGATGCTCCGCAATCTCGACGAGAGCGGAATCGTTCAGGTTGGTACTTATGTGAAGCCTGGCGACATTCTGGTCGGTAAGGTTTCGCCGAAGAGCAAGACCGAGCTGACACCGGAAGAAAAGCTGCTGCACGCCATCTTTGGTCGTGCCGGTGAAGACGTGAAGAACGATTCGTTGGAAGTTCCTTCCGGCATCGAAGGGATCGTCGTTCAGGCTGAGAAGTTTGCTCGCCGCATGAGCCTCTCGGACGACGAACGAAAGGCCTTCGAGAAGACCTTGAAGGACGCCGAAACCGAAGGCAATAGCGCCATTTCCGAACTCTTCGCCGAGTTTGTTGGCGAAATCGAAAAGATCCTCGGTAAGACGGTGACCGACGAAGACGGTACTCCGCTGACTCGCGACCAGGATGCAAAGTACATCGCGGAACAGGCACAGCAGTTCCGTCTGTACAAGATTCTGGAAAACCTCAAGAGCGACGATCGCATTTCCCAGATCCGTCAGCTGTACGCCGCCAAGTGGCCTGCCATCGAGCTGGCGATCGATCAACGCGATCGCAAGTTGAACAGCATGAAGCGAGGTGATGAACTTCGCAGTGGTGTTCTGCAGATGGTGAAGGTTTACATTGCCACCAAGCGAGTTATCTCGGTGGGTGACAAGATGGCCGGTCGCCACGGTAACAAGGGTGTGATCGCTAAGATTCTGCCGGTCGAAGACATGCCGTTTTTGCCGGACGGCACCCCTATCCAGATCATGCTGAACCCGCTTGGCGTTCCTAGCCGTATGAACGTGGGTCAGATTCTGGAAACCCACCTGGGTTGGGCAGGTGCCAAGCTCGGCTTCCAGGCGATCACTCCAGTGTTCGACGGGGCGAGCGAAGAGATCATTAACGACTGCCTGGAAGAAGCAGGTTTGCCGCGTCACGGGAAGGCACGCCTTCACGATGGACGTACCGGCGAAGCTCTCAACCAGGAAACCACGGTCGGTTACATCTACATGCTGAAGCTACATCACTTGGTGGATGACAAGGTGCACGCTCGAAGCACTGGGCCTTACTCGCTTATTACTCAGCAGCCGCTGGGTGGTAAAGCTCGTTTCGGCGGTCAGCGTTTCGGGGAAATGGAAGTGTGGGCTCTGGAAGCCTACGGTGCCGCCTACATCCTTCAGGAATTGCTCACTGTGAAGAGTGACGACGTCGAAGGACGAACGAAGATCTACGAATCGATGGTCAAAGGTGAAAACACGCTGGAAGCCGGTACGCCCGCCAGCTTTGACGTGTTGACCAACGAAATCCGAGGGCTCGGGTTGAATATGCAGCTGGAAAAACGCCGCTTGTAA
- the rpsL gene encoding 30S ribosomal protein S12 — MPTINQLVRKPRKKKRKFSKSPVLEKCPQKRGVCLQVRTMTPKKPNSALRKIARVRLSNQKEVTVYIPGEGHSLQEHSIVLVRGGRVRDLPGVRYQVVRGALDALGVNGRKQSRSRYGAKRS, encoded by the coding sequence ATGCCCACCATCAATCAGCTCGTTCGTAAGCCGCGAAAAAAGAAGCGTAAGTTCTCCAAGTCCCCCGTTTTGGAGAAGTGCCCGCAGAAGCGTGGTGTGTGTTTGCAGGTCCGCACGATGACCCCTAAGAAGCCGAACTCGGCTCTTCGGAAGATCGCTCGTGTGCGTCTGTCGAACCAGAAGGAAGTCACCGTTTACATCCCAGGCGAAGGTCACAGCTTGCAGGAACACTCGATCGTGCTCGTGCGTGGCGGTCGTGTCCGCGACCTTCCGGGTGTGCGTTACCAAGTCGTCCGTGGTGCCCTCGATGCGTTGGGCGTTAACGGTCGTAAGCAATCCCGCAGCCGTTACGGTGCTAAGCGGAGCTAG
- the rpoC gene encoding DNA-directed RNA polymerase subunit beta' — translation MSILESSYDRINDYTAVKISLARPHDIRSWSFGEVKKPETINYRTYRPEKDGLFCERIFGPEKDWECACGKYRGMKYKGMICDRCGVKITHSRVRRKRMGHIELAAPIVHIWFFKAMPSRLGNLLAMKTSSLEKVIYFQDYVVIDPGSTDLEKFQTLTEEEYRGAVEQFGAGSFEADMGAEAVRKLLQGLDLVQLSIDLRKDLAETGSKQKRKDYINRLKIVESIRDSDNKPEWMIMDVIPVIPPDLRPLVLLDSGNFATSDLNDLYRRIINRNNRLRKLVDLNAPEVIIRNEKRMLQQSVDALFDNNRCKRPVLGSSNRPLKSLTDMIKGKQGRFRENLLGKRVDYSARSVIVVGPRMKLHQCGLPKKIALELYQPFIIRKLKVLGHADTIKSAKKMLERKDEEVWDILESVIQNHPVLLNRAPTLHRMGIQAFEPTLVEGNAIHLHPLVCKGFNADFDGDQMAVHLPLSIEAQVEAHTLMLATNNIFAPSNGKPIMSPSQDVVMGCNFITISLPNRPGEGMTFSSMDEADYAFAQGIIDLHALIKVRLPEGRKLKGEDDEESSSRIIETTFGRVLFNEMLPAGMDYYNHSLGSSELSKVISDCYQRLGRRATINLLDDMNQLGFRESTRSGLSFATDDLVTPDSKHKIIGEAEKKVIKFKKLYERGVITDKERVNQVLDAWTHAREQITAEMMTEMKNDDRGGHGYINPVYLMADSGARGGTEQIRQLAGMRGLMAKPSGEIIETPIKSNFREGLTVLEYFSSTHGARKGLADTALKTADSGYLTRKLADVAQNVVITAEDCGTTQGITKGVIYRGEKVEVSLADAIKGRVSRQSIVNPITDEVIVRENEMITPDTARKIEKMGLERIQVRSPMTCDNGLGCCKACYGMDMSTGDQVEEGMAVGIIAAQSIGEPGTQLTMRTFHIGGVAVTDTEEHEKKTKRGGFVKFTRMRTATNDEGKDIVLTRNGEITIVDAKGREIESYDVPTGATLEVKENSEVKTGQVLCSWNPYSIPIVAEVGGRVRYEDVVEGETMIIEHDSTGTTRRMITEHKGDFHPQLVIEDEDGKPLDVYYLPEKAIIDAEEGAKVSAGTTVASTPRESGGVKDITGGLPRVTEIFEARKPKDPAVMAEIDGVVEILSEKKRGKRTIIVRSESGIEREHLVPHGKRFLVHTGDYVKAGQSLIDGPLVPHDILRISGEEAVQQYLLHEIQGVYRSQRVEINDKHIEIIVARMLRKVMVDSAGDTSLLPGLVMDKFDFRRANDQLSRCLKISGTGDSQQFTEGMIVPKEALEQENGQIESLGGNPAKGTKPAAASASTQLLGITKAAVQSSSFISAASFQETTKVLTEAALAGKVDELIGLKENVILGHLIPAGTGFRTFQDSEVRINPEALAELASRTRERTLEESFPLLQDGGEQPQPGQGPAAISEMAPAPGLESLLGGGGPIPATEGPTYGEQPPQLPPMPPQDGGEGFDPNRDEL, via the coding sequence ATGAGTATTCTCGAAAGCTCTTACGACCGAATCAACGATTACACCGCGGTCAAGATCAGCCTTGCACGGCCTCATGACATTCGCAGCTGGTCGTTCGGTGAAGTCAAAAAGCCAGAGACGATCAACTACCGAACCTACCGACCAGAAAAGGACGGCCTTTTCTGCGAACGTATCTTCGGCCCGGAAAAGGACTGGGAATGTGCCTGCGGTAAGTACCGCGGCATGAAGTATAAAGGCATGATCTGCGATCGCTGTGGTGTGAAAATCACGCACAGCCGCGTTCGCCGTAAGCGCATGGGGCATATCGAACTGGCCGCCCCGATCGTGCACATCTGGTTCTTCAAGGCTATGCCTAGCCGCCTGGGTAACCTGCTGGCAATGAAGACCTCGAGCCTGGAAAAGGTGATCTACTTCCAGGACTACGTCGTGATCGATCCAGGCTCCACCGATCTCGAAAAATTCCAGACACTGACCGAAGAAGAATACCGCGGTGCAGTCGAGCAATTCGGTGCTGGCTCGTTTGAAGCCGACATGGGTGCCGAAGCGGTTCGTAAGCTGCTGCAAGGTTTGGACCTGGTCCAACTGTCGATCGATCTGCGTAAAGATCTGGCCGAAACCGGCTCGAAGCAGAAGCGTAAGGATTACATCAACCGCTTGAAGATCGTTGAGTCGATCCGTGACAGCGATAACAAGCCGGAATGGATGATCATGGATGTGATTCCGGTCATTCCTCCGGATCTGCGTCCGCTGGTTCTGTTGGATTCCGGCAACTTTGCCACGTCCGACTTGAACGACCTCTACCGTCGTATCATCAACCGCAACAACCGTCTGCGGAAGTTGGTCGACCTGAACGCTCCGGAAGTCATTATCCGCAACGAAAAGCGTATGCTTCAGCAGTCGGTCGACGCATTGTTCGACAACAACCGCTGCAAGCGTCCGGTTCTCGGTAGCAGCAACCGTCCGCTCAAGTCCTTGACCGACATGATCAAGGGTAAGCAGGGACGTTTCCGTGAAAACCTGCTCGGTAAACGCGTCGACTACTCGGCACGTTCCGTGATCGTGGTTGGTCCTCGGATGAAGCTGCATCAATGCGGTTTGCCTAAGAAGATCGCTCTGGAACTGTACCAGCCGTTCATCATCCGCAAGCTCAAGGTGTTGGGTCACGCCGATACCATCAAGAGCGCAAAGAAGATGCTCGAGCGAAAGGATGAAGAAGTCTGGGACATCTTGGAATCGGTGATCCAGAATCACCCGGTTCTGTTGAATCGTGCCCCGACGCTTCACCGTATGGGTATCCAGGCATTCGAGCCGACCCTGGTGGAAGGTAACGCGATTCACCTTCACCCGCTGGTCTGTAAAGGCTTCAACGCTGACTTCGACGGCGACCAGATGGCCGTTCACCTGCCGCTTTCGATTGAAGCTCAGGTCGAAGCCCATACGCTGATGTTGGCAACCAATAACATTTTCGCTCCGTCCAACGGCAAGCCGATTATGAGCCCGTCGCAGGACGTGGTGATGGGTTGTAACTTTATCACCATCAGCCTGCCAAATCGTCCTGGTGAAGGCATGACCTTCTCCTCGATGGACGAAGCAGACTATGCGTTCGCCCAGGGCATCATCGACCTGCATGCCCTCATCAAGGTTCGTCTCCCCGAAGGTCGCAAGCTCAAGGGCGAGGACGACGAAGAGAGCAGCAGCCGAATCATCGAAACAACCTTCGGTCGCGTCTTGTTCAACGAGATGCTGCCAGCGGGAATGGACTACTACAACCACTCGCTGGGTAGTAGTGAACTGTCCAAGGTGATCTCCGACTGCTACCAGCGTCTGGGTCGTCGTGCAACGATCAACCTGCTGGACGATATGAACCAACTTGGTTTCCGCGAATCGACCCGTAGTGGTCTGTCCTTCGCGACCGACGACCTTGTGACTCCGGATTCGAAGCACAAGATCATCGGTGAAGCCGAAAAGAAGGTGATCAAGTTTAAGAAGCTGTACGAACGCGGCGTGATCACCGACAAGGAACGTGTGAACCAGGTTCTCGACGCTTGGACTCATGCTCGTGAGCAGATTACTGCCGAGATGATGACCGAGATGAAGAACGACGATCGTGGCGGTCATGGTTACATCAACCCGGTGTACTTGATGGCCGACTCGGGTGCTCGTGGTGGTACCGAACAGATTCGTCAGCTGGCTGGTATGCGTGGTCTGATGGCTAAGCCGTCGGGCGAAATTATCGAAACGCCGATTAAGTCGAACTTCCGTGAAGGTCTGACGGTGCTCGAGTACTTCTCCTCGACGCACGGTGCCCGTAAGGGTCTGGCCGATACGGCGTTGAAGACGGCTGACTCGGGTTACCTGACACGTAAGCTGGCCGACGTCGCCCAAAACGTAGTGATCACGGCCGAAGACTGCGGTACGACCCAAGGTATTACCAAGGGTGTTATTTACCGCGGTGAAAAGGTGGAAGTCTCGCTGGCAGACGCGATCAAAGGCCGTGTCAGCCGCCAGAGCATCGTGAACCCGATCACCGACGAGGTGATCGTTCGCGAAAACGAGATGATCACGCCTGATACGGCTCGCAAGATCGAGAAAATGGGCCTGGAACGTATTCAGGTTCGTAGTCCAATGACCTGCGACAATGGTCTGGGTTGCTGCAAGGCTTGCTACGGCATGGACATGTCGACCGGCGATCAGGTCGAAGAAGGCATGGCCGTCGGTATCATCGCTGCTCAGTCGATTGGTGAACCTGGCACGCAGCTTACGATGCGTACCTTCCACATCGGTGGTGTGGCCGTTACCGATACCGAAGAGCACGAAAAGAAAACCAAGCGTGGTGGTTTCGTCAAGTTTACCCGTATGCGTACGGCGACAAACGACGAAGGCAAGGACATCGTGCTCACCCGTAACGGTGAAATCACGATCGTCGATGCCAAGGGTCGTGAAATCGAAAGCTACGACGTACCGACCGGTGCTACCCTGGAAGTCAAGGAAAACAGCGAAGTGAAGACCGGTCAGGTTCTTTGCTCGTGGAATCCTTACTCGATTCCGATCGTTGCCGAAGTCGGCGGTCGCGTCCGTTACGAGGACGTCGTCGAAGGCGAAACGATGATCATCGAGCACGACTCCACCGGGACGACTCGTCGCATGATTACCGAGCACAAGGGCGACTTCCATCCGCAGCTGGTGATTGAAGACGAAGACGGTAAGCCGCTCGACGTTTACTACCTGCCGGAAAAGGCGATCATCGATGCCGAAGAAGGTGCCAAGGTTTCGGCCGGTACCACGGTTGCCAGTACGCCTCGTGAATCGGGCGGTGTTAAGGACATTACTGGTGGTCTGCCGCGTGTTACCGAGATCTTCGAGGCTCGAAAGCCTAAGGATCCAGCGGTGATGGCAGAAATCGACGGTGTCGTCGAAATCCTTTCCGAGAAGAAGCGTGGCAAGCGTACGATCATCGTCCGCAGCGAGTCAGGCATCGAACGCGAGCATTTGGTTCCTCACGGTAAGCGATTCCTGGTCCACACCGGTGACTATGTCAAAGCGGGTCAGTCGCTGATCGACGGACCGCTCGTTCCTCACGACATCCTGCGAATTTCCGGCGAGGAAGCCGTTCAGCAGTACCTGCTGCACGAAATCCAAGGCGTCTATCGCAGCCAGCGTGTGGAAATCAACGACAAGCACATCGAAATCATCGTCGCACGCATGCTGCGTAAGGTGATGGTCGACTCGGCTGGCGACACCAGTTTGCTGCCTGGCTTGGTGATGGACAAGTTCGACTTCCGTCGAGCCAACGATCAGCTTTCTCGCTGCCTGAAGATCAGCGGTACCGGTGACTCGCAGCAGTTCACCGAAGGGATGATCGTGCCGAAGGAAGCGTTAGAACAGGAAAACGGTCAGATCGAATCGCTCGGTGGCAATCCCGCCAAGGGAACCAAGCCTGCCGCGGCGAGTGCATCGACCCAGCTCTTGGGGATCACCAAGGCTGCCGTTCAGAGTTCCAGCTTTATCTCGGCGGCGTCCTTCCAGGAAACGACCAAGGTTCTCACCGAGGCCGCCCTGGCAGGCAAGGTCGACGAACTGATCGGCCTGAAGGAGAACGTGATCTTGGGTCACTTGATTCCGGCCGGTACCGGTTTCCGCACCTTCCAGGATTCGGAAGTCCGCATCAATCCAGAAGCGTTGGCCGAACTGGCATCGCGAACTCGCGAACGCACGCTGGAAGAGAGCTTCCCGCTTCTGCAAGATGGCGGCGAGCAACCGCAGCCAGGTCAGGGACCTGCCGCGATCTCCGAGATGGCTCCGGCTCCTGGTTTGGAAAGCCTGCTGGGTGGTGGCGGACCGATTCCTGCTACCGAAGGCCCGACCTACGGCGAGCAGCCACCGCAACTGCCTCCGATGCCGCCACAAGATGGTGGTGAAGGCTTTGACCCGAATCGGGACGAACTGTAA